From Caretta caretta isolate rCarCar2 chromosome 9, rCarCar1.hap1, whole genome shotgun sequence, one genomic window encodes:
- the LPAR4 gene encoding lysophosphatidic acid receptor 4 produces MGNHSNNHTCLTDDSFKYNLYGAVYSVVFILGLITNCSSLFVFCCRMKMRSETTIFMTNLAVSDLLFVFTLPFKIFYNFNRHWPFGDTLCKISGTAFLTNIYGSMLFLTCISVNRFLAIVYPFRSRTIRTRRNSAIVCAGVWILVLSGGILASLFSTTNVSNSSTTCFEGFSKIVWKTYLSKITIFIEVVGFIIPLLINLTCSSLVLKTLRKPATLSQIGTNKEKVLKMIIVHVAIFVVCFVPYNSILFLYALVRSQAIANCSLERFARTMYPITLCIATMNCCFDPFIYYFTSESFQKSFNVHPQIQMDSISKTETPLTMKTALPAVQEEVTDQAITNGGDPTAESHF; encoded by the coding sequence ATGGGAAACCACAGCAATAATCATACCTGTTTGACAGATGATTCCTTTAAATACAACCTGTATGGGGCCGTATACAGTGTGGTATTCATCCTTGGCTTGATCACAAACTGTTcctctttgtttgttttctgctgtCGAATGAAAATGCGAAGCGAGACAACTATTTTCATGACAAACCTTGCTGTCTCTGACTTGCTCTTTGTATTCactttgccttttaaaatattctatAATTTCAACAGGCACTGGCCTTTTGGGGACACTCTGTGCAAGATTTCAGGGACTGCATTTCTCACCAACATATATGGCAGTATGCTGTTCCTCACCTGCATTAGTGTCAACCGTTTCCTGGCTATTGTCTACCCATTCAGATCTCGTACCATTCGGACAAGGAGAAATTCAGCCAtcgtgtgtgcaggagtctggataCTAGTCCTCAGTGGAGGAATTTTAGCATCCTTGTTCTCCACAACCAACGTCTCCAACAGTAGCACAACCTGCTTTGAGGGTTTTTCCAAAATTGTCTGGAAGACCTATTTGTCTAAGATCACTATATTTATTGAAGTGGTAGGATTCATAATTCCTTTGCTAATCAACCTCACATGCTCTTCACTGGTTCTGAAGACTCTCCGGAAACCTGCTACATTATCTCAGATTGGGACAAACAAAGAGAAAGTACTAAAGATGATCATTGTGCATGTGGCCATTTTTGTAGTATGCTTTGTGCCCTACAATTCCATACTTTTCTTATATGCTCTTGTGCGATCTCAAGCCATAGCAAACTGCTCCTTGGAGAGATTTGCTAGGACAATGTACCCAATCACATTATGCATTGCAACAATGAATTGCTGCTTTGACCCATTCATTTATTACTTCACATCAGAATCTTTTCAAAAGTCTTTCAATGTACACCCCCAAATACAAATGGACTCCATTTCCAAGACAGAAACACCTCTAACAATGAAGACTGCACTGCCTGCAGTACAGGAGGAAGTGACTGACCAGGCTATAACAAATGGAGGTGATCCAACTGCTGAATCACATTtttaa